A section of the Serratia liquefaciens ATCC 27592 genome encodes:
- a CDS encoding phage portal protein, producing the protein MDKNKQPGRVKSALLNWLGVPISLTTGTFWQEWFGTSSSGKVVTADKAIQLSSVWACIRLLSESISTLPLKVYMREADGSRKLAQDHPAYQVLCRRPNLEMTPSRFMLLVVASICLRGNAFVEKKMIGRKLVALDPLLPQNMVVKRLPTGKLEYTYTENGTKRVIPVDRMMHIRGFGLDGVCGMMPLSSGRDVFGAAMAVDEAAAKIFENGLQSTGFLSSKTALNKEQRERLRKSLQSFIGSKNAGKLMVLENELSYQNVTMNPEAAQLLESRAFSIEEICRWFRVPPFMVGHVTKQSSWASSVEGMNLIFLTNTLRPLLVNIEQEIARCLLDGDEDYFAEFSVEGLLRADSVGRSAYYTTALQNGWMSRNDVRRLENLPPIPGGDIYTVQLNLTPLEDLKQNNLGAQASSITKLHNYLFPDIPEDQSPLKKAA; encoded by the coding sequence ATGGACAAAAACAAACAACCGGGGCGCGTGAAAAGCGCCCTTTTAAATTGGCTTGGTGTCCCGATCAGTCTCACCACCGGGACATTTTGGCAAGAATGGTTTGGCACCAGTAGCAGCGGCAAGGTGGTCACTGCCGACAAGGCAATCCAGCTTTCCTCTGTCTGGGCCTGTATTCGCCTGCTCAGTGAGTCGATCTCCACGCTGCCGCTAAAAGTGTATATGCGTGAGGCGGATGGCTCCCGCAAGCTTGCTCAGGATCATCCTGCTTACCAGGTATTGTGCCGGCGGCCCAATCTGGAAATGACGCCATCGCGGTTCATGTTGCTGGTGGTGGCCAGCATTTGCTTGCGGGGTAATGCGTTCGTTGAAAAGAAAATGATAGGCCGCAAGCTGGTGGCGCTGGACCCGCTCTTGCCACAAAACATGGTGGTTAAACGCCTACCGACGGGCAAGCTTGAATATACGTATACCGAGAACGGAACCAAGCGAGTGATCCCTGTTGACCGTATGATGCATATCCGCGGCTTTGGCCTGGATGGCGTGTGCGGCATGATGCCTTTGAGTTCTGGACGCGATGTGTTCGGCGCTGCAATGGCCGTGGATGAAGCAGCAGCAAAGATTTTCGAAAACGGCCTTCAAAGCACCGGTTTTTTATCGTCAAAAACGGCATTGAACAAAGAGCAGCGAGAGCGTCTGCGTAAAAGCCTGCAATCGTTTATCGGCTCAAAAAATGCCGGTAAGTTGATGGTGCTGGAAAATGAGCTTTCCTACCAGAACGTGACGATGAATCCAGAGGCTGCACAGCTTCTGGAAAGTCGCGCTTTCAGTATCGAAGAGATTTGCCGCTGGTTTCGGGTGCCCCCGTTTATGGTGGGGCACGTCACGAAGCAGAGTAGTTGGGCGTCAAGCGTTGAGGGCATGAACCTGATATTCCTGACCAATACCTTGCGCCCACTGTTGGTGAACATCGAGCAGGAAATAGCTCGCTGCCTCCTGGATGGTGACGAGGATTACTTTGCTGAGTTCTCGGTTGAAGGCTTGCTGCGTGCTGATAGCGTCGGTCGCTCTGCGTATTACACCACCGCGCTGCAAAATGGTTGGATGAGCCGCAACGATGTCCGCAGGCTTGAAAATCTGCCGCCAATACCGGGTGGAGATATTTACACCGTGCAGCTTAACCTGACCCCACTGGAGGATTTGAAACAGAATAACCTCGGCGCTCAGGCCAGCAGCATTACCAAGCTGCATAACTACCTTTTCCCTGACATTCCTGAAGACCAATCACCGCTGAAAAAAGCGGCGTAG
- a CDS encoding head maturation protease, ClpP-related → MTKKQLPAAPAGRPCAGVTCEPLPSALDRWNGGLKAAASDDNTISVFDVIGQDYWGEGVTAKRIAGALRSMNGADVTVNINSPGGDIFEGLAIYNLLHDYQGKVTVKVLGLAASAASIIAMAGDDIQIGRGAFLMIHNCWVVAIGNRHDFAAMVDYLEPFDNAMADIYAARSGLDSDAIKQMMDSETYIGGSDAIEKGLADGLLSSDSVTSDDESPAAALRKLDSLLAKANTPRSERRKLLKALTGNTPGAVTDPTGTPSAAEASPETLAKLDAALSGLVSACQ, encoded by the coding sequence ATGACAAAAAAACAACTTCCGGCAGCGCCGGCGGGGCGCCCCTGCGCGGGTGTCACCTGCGAACCTTTACCCTCAGCGCTTGATCGCTGGAATGGCGGTCTGAAAGCCGCAGCCTCTGACGATAATACGATTTCTGTATTTGACGTTATCGGGCAGGACTACTGGGGGGAAGGGGTTACGGCGAAGCGTATTGCAGGTGCGTTGCGGTCAATGAATGGTGCCGACGTCACCGTAAACATTAATTCGCCGGGCGGCGATATATTCGAAGGTCTGGCGATTTATAACCTGCTGCACGATTACCAGGGAAAGGTGACCGTAAAAGTGTTGGGTCTGGCTGCCAGTGCAGCATCAATCATTGCGATGGCCGGCGACGACATTCAGATCGGTCGCGGGGCCTTCCTGATGATCCACAACTGCTGGGTAGTGGCGATAGGTAACCGCCATGATTTTGCCGCCATGGTGGACTATCTGGAGCCTTTCGATAACGCGATGGCCGATATTTACGCGGCCCGCTCCGGTCTCGATAGTGATGCCATCAAGCAGATGATGGATAGCGAAACCTACATTGGTGGCAGTGATGCTATCGAGAAGGGATTGGCTGATGGCCTGCTTTCCTCCGATTCCGTCACCAGTGACGATGAGTCACCCGCAGCGGCTCTGCGCAAGCTGGATTCTTTACTGGCCAAGGCGAACACCCCACGGTCAGAACGCCGCAAACTTCTGAAAGCCCTTACGGGTAACACGCCGGGCGCTGTTACCGATCCAACTGGCACGCCGAGCGCTGCCGAAGCATCACCTGAAACCTTAGCCAAACTGGACGCCGCATTAAGTGGGCTGGTTTCGGCATGCCAATAA